In the Ctenopharyngodon idella isolate HZGC_01 chromosome 21, HZGC01, whole genome shotgun sequence genome, aatgacattattttaatttttgggtgaactaaccccttaatAACTACAATAGACctggtgcagtgtgtaaattttagcagcatctagcggtgaggttgcgaactgcaactaaTGGCGCACACCCCTtgcacccctccctttcggagaagctacggtggccgtctggccgacatgtcgtcgtctgagagaGCAGAGAGTAGCTTGTGTGAatcaatgaggtttcttcttacttctaacaaagaacggtctctgttTCTACCAGACGACTTCTACTACTGCTATTACTACTTATTCTACTACttctgcctctaaaaacacaaacgatttagaagaagaacaacatagtgacgaaacgcgctctgtagagcagtttgtccgtttagggctactgtagaaacatgtcgGCACATAACGGCGACTTGACTTGGAGGGGGGAGCcgcggtgtatgagatagaaatggctcattctagggtaataaaaacataacggttcattatgtaaggtctttatacaccactgaaaacatagttatgtatattatattgcatttctgtcaatagatcctcccaaattttacacattccCAAATTTTCGTTTTTTTTACCCAATTACAAAAATCATGTTCAAGAAACGGTTACGGTCTTGATTTATAgtcaatatattatgttttgtaCCAtgatttttcagtatttttttggttaaaacgTATCAAGTGAGGTTTCTTTTTCCCATAAAAGAGTTACTATTTTGTTCGAAGAGGGTAAACGTAAAGAAATAGTAGATTGACTGTAAGAGAAATTTACCTCTGTCTGTACCATGTGGTCAAAAAATATGCATGATGTCAGAAAGTGCAACCTTTTTATTTCACAGAaattataaactcagaattgcgagaaataaagatAGAAATGCAAGATAAAAAGTTTTATTCAGTGTCGGAAACAAAACTTCCATATTAAACAGAGTAAATTTAGTCCTATATAATGTGACTAAGTTCagtaaatattacatgaaatatATCAGTGGTAAATCATAAAAACACACTTGGCATGCAATTTCTTCTGAAAATGACCCATTCTGTACATTCATGAACTGATTAATAATATCAGGAGGATTTTGAGCAATAATTGTGACTGATTAATTTAAACCACAAAACTTTAGAACATAAAAGCCTTGAAGATCTACACTTTTTGATCTGAATGCACAGAATATCCAGGAATGTAAAATGACTGTTTGAAACTGAAGTTATAGGTTTTACATTATTCGTTAGTTTTTGTCATTAGaatctttaaaagaaaactCATATGTGTCTTTCCATCATTAATGTGTTTATAAATGTACTCACTTCTCTGATGTCATGATGATAATGCTCTTTTCCTGGTGTCAAACTGTGTGTCATTGATTCTCTTTCTTTATACTCTCTCCCTCTTGTTCTCTGCAGTACATCATGTACGAGACAGAGCCTCACTCATCTTGAGTGAAGACAGTGTAAAGGTTTATTTGTGTGTCTGACTGACACAGAGAGAGACTGTATGTGTGATATGTAGGTATGCAGGTTAGTGCTGACAATGAATGATGCTCAACATGTAAATGTGATCGTAGAGGAGAGAAAATAGCTCTTCTGACATGTGAATCATCACACACGTGTCTTTCATTCCTACAGAAGGCAAATGTTCACCCCAGGAACACTCATTgtcactgaaataaatttaatgtagaaacaattttcactcagaaattgctagtgaATTTcccaaataattacaaagaaacggcGAGTaatacattgaattaaatgtgaaattttgaagtgcaaagactgaaatagtacatTCTCCAGtgatcttttgttttatttaggaAAATCATTTTGTACAGTGTACACACTTTATTATAGGCCTCctctttatttttacacagtgttctggaatacttgattctgattggtcagtcacAGTCAAACCGGCATCATTGATTGAACTGTTGTCCCTGGCAAATGATTTCATGCCTGTACATTCAACTGGTCACGGTCACAAAATACAACCCATCGAGTTTTTTCAACTTGCTTGCcatatatcaacagaaaaagtCAAAAGAAAACTGTTTCAAACTCCTCTTCGGTAATACTTTGCAATAATGTCTCGtttgttaaaattagttaattcAATAGTtaagtaagggataatccaCTGCTATCTGTGCATTAAACGATTTTAATGCACGACGTGGAGGCAAAGAACCGCTCGATGCGATTACACctcaggtgtgcattattttctaataattcaacagaCAGGAGTCAATTAATCTGCTTATactattttatttgtgtgttttcctgaaaataattgcaataaCCTTAGAAATTATAAGGTTGTTTCCGTAGTTACCCTTGTTTGTCACCATTGTGATTCATTACCTTCACCTGTGCCttagaacaaaaataaaatcaatcaatcagattcaagcattcaacagccttGTAgtataactaatgttaaaggcccactgaaatGCCTTGGAACGCattatttaattgaaaatagcaatatattctatttacactaaaatagcaatatattctatttacactaagtgacaatagcagcatcttcttagcgatatgctatttacactaggtgaaaatagcgatagattctatttacaccatgtaaaagtatcagttctttgcaataagagtaaatagtaattagatgctatctatactttatattggcaggtACATTTgtacctcagtatttttgtacattaacaggatgcaataatatcatagagtgtaaattattatatttatgaaaagtactaaatggatgctgccttactGGGAGAATAAAACCCcgccctacaccttcccctaaccctacccaataaacagttttaatattattatttatgttaaattaatatttaacactcattcgcagtttatttccacttttagaacattattttcatttttattgaaaataaatgtgagctcggcaaaaggcggatttgaACCTGCGTCGATCACGTTAAAAGCCCAGTCTGTGAGCCTTGCTTGCTACTTGCTAAGATGTTGAATTTGgcatgtcttttttaaaacttgagtggtccaaccagacattggtgggtggagctagtgtaaatagcatttgacaacaagggacgctatttgcatctagtgtaaatagacattcCATTCATGGCAAATCACAGCTTGGCCAGAGCTGTTGATCTTGgtaaagcctcagtttccttctaatctctaaccgtttctcctcctaatctcctccatatcactttaaaatacagcattatgtgcagaattcaaatgggtctgaTACATTTTGTAGTCTGCGccgtctctggaccggagcagactgtggcGCACTGCGGCAGTTTGTATAACACTAACGTGAAACGTCTTAAATGTTAcctatcctctatatagtgcactgtgTGCCactcaccatgtagaaaatagtaaatgtgtaaaCAAGTGAGTGATATTagccgcagcttcagtgtctgtttataatgtagggggcgggacgctttagattctagagagcatttgattggacagaaaatctgatgagaagctgaagtgcagagtgatgtcatcaaagTCATTGATCCATACTGGCGGAAATGAGAGATtataagttttgaatgcttatatcttctaaatgcaaattaggTAATTGATTTGGAGCATACTAGCTTATactaaggctaacatattcatactaaaagccaaaaaacttccattttgatttcatggggactttaataGATACAattttgaaactttttaaaaatgtataagtaAATGGAGAAATTAACTTGATCAacgattaataaatgctgttgttagttcatgttaactaacgtAGTGAatcatgaaacaaacaaaactttattttaagtattgCCTCAAATTCTCAAGTGCAAGGGTTTGTGGGTAATAAACATGAAAGCATCTTTTTAGGAAATCCATATGTACAATCTGGGCACAATCCTTGGTTTAATGTTGTCAATATACTatgatttgggacacactaatcCTAAAGCGTGCCCACTATATAGTCCCaattatgtaaatgtaatgtaaattgcAATTTGTACATCTGAAATACCTACAAAATACTCTGTTAGATCAGATCTTTGAGTGATACGGGCTGAGAAAAATATAAGCAGCCTGGGAACAGGCTTGAGTAATGTATCCTGACATCATCCATTATTACTGTAGGTGAAGCTGGACATCTTTGCCCAGTGGAGACGGAGCTGTGTTATGTTACCATTACCTGCCTGGTGTCAGTTTACTGAAGAAACAGCGTCCAGGTGAGCAGCACGCACATAGCTCATGGGACAGAAGGAATTTTGATTTagaagagaaaagagagaaaaagaaagacacCCTAAAGGGACATCATGAAGGTAAGTACATATTTGTCCTCAGTTCTTATCATTGTTCCTCTCTATTGGCCTCTTTGCACAATTCTAGAATATTCTGGTCTGTATATGTCCagcatatgttgtgttttggataCTGTTCCTCAAAATGGACTGTGCTGGTTAACTGGCAGAACCAGCAAGAGTTCCTTGGTTTTGCAGCATCAGAAACAATGCTTATTAACCTACTAGATTGTGCTTGCCCATGCTGGTTCACCAACTAGACTTGCACAAAACCATTTTCATGCTGGATGGTCTAAGGTGGTCCTTTGAACAGAGATCAGAGATTTAACTGTATgtgtatttgattaaaaaacaatCTGATTGTATTAGTGATGGTCATACATTATTAGTTGGAAccaataataaaagaaaatgtttttgttaaattaaataataaaaaaaaaaatttaaaaaaaggaaaatatgtAATTATGACCCCAAGACtcgataaaataaaataaaaatgaatgcataCATTCAAgaacattaaattaattatattttttaatacataatataaatgtttataaccTGCCTTGATTAAACATGGAAGTGTCACTATAGATAAACAGCAAGAAAGCCATGAGAAATGTAATGTTGTTAAGCATATTTAAATGACACCAGTGTTATTATGCATTAACATTGATAGCCCTAAAATactgaaactgaaaaataaaataaaaatagtatataataatataaataaaaataaatgtactaaaaaattcaaaataaactgaaactcaaccatacactctaaaaaaaagttgggttgaaaattgaCAACCCAGCAAttaggttgttttgacccagctgttgggttaaatgtttgaccaacctgctgggtagttttatttaactcaactattgtttaaaattactgtattgcttgcttaaaaaatataaatgagacaaatggaaaaaaaatatatgagacagttgttgtcagatttcattggtgatttcaaaaatgaaatttaatcgaaagcttggcaaacagctttggagaatttgatgtttccccattcaaagagataggagttgcatgcccgagaggcgtttcaaagatggctgccgagtgaaatgacttgtcttaaagggactttggtataCACTAAACAAAACCACCTTGCAACCACCCAAACCatcctagcaacaccatagcaaccatccAAAACATTCTAGCAAtgaaataacaacaataaaaaacactCAGCAACCCTTGTttcaaattaaatcaaattttttcaGTGCAGTTGTTGCTATAATTTGGTCACAACTGTTGTTCCACTGTCTTTCCCAGATCTGTGTGTTTCGGCTGCAGACTCATCAGTGGTGCTTCCTGTTATGTAACGTCATCTTGTTTCACGCGCTGCTGTTTGGGGGTGACATAGTCGAAGAGTTTCTCTTGCAGTCTTCTCCTGCCGCCTACACTGATCGCGTTGTCCTCGAGGTCCGGGAGCGTGCGCGCAAACTGGACCTGACTGAGACCAGGGTCAACACCTCGCAGCTCTATCCCATTAACACCGAACCCTGCCTTCATCACCAGGACCTCCTTATCCTCACGGTGGTCCTGAGTTCTCCTGGTAACATGAGCCAGAGGGAGGCGGTCCGAAACTCCTGGGCCAATCAGACTTCGGTGCACCGTGTTGCCGTGCGGACGTTGTTTTTCACAGGCCCTTCCCCTTTAGGGGCGGAGCAAGAGATGATAAGGGAGGAATCGGCACGGTATGGTGACATTGTGCAGTTCGAGGGAGGCGTTTCAAGGGGAGACTGGCAGAGGGGACACTGGGAGCAAGTTAAAATGGCGCTTCGCTGGATCCTACTTTTTTGCCCACAAGCCCGATTTATCATTCTTTCTGAGGattctgtgtatttaaaccttCCTGCACTTACAACATACCTGCTGGGACTGAGAACACATCCGGATGACCTTTACCTGGGCAGGGTCATCCATCGGGCTGCACCTGAGAGAAATCCCGACAAACCGTATTACTTGCCCTATCAGTTGTATCCTGATAAATACCTTCCAGACTACTGCTCTGGCCCGGCCTTCCTTCTATCTCAAGACGTCGTGAGAAAAGTTTATGTCGCTGCGGAGGACGTATTGCTGCCCCTCCCCTCCGATGTTCTGATTGGCCTGTGTGCAAAACGGGCAGGTGTGGTGGCCACTCACAGCGCTCGATTTTCCGGTGACCGGCACATTCGCTATAACCCCTGCTGCTATGACTTCCTATTCAGCTCGGCAGGAATGGGGGTGGGACTGATGGGCGTGGCTTGGCAGGATTTAGGGGCGGGGAAGGGGAGGGGCTGTGGCATGCTGGAGACATATTATAGCTTGGTAGTGTGCAAAGCAATGACCTACCTGGATAAACTCTCCTTTCTGAATAACGACAACACCCAGGGCTAGAACGGATGGGGAAAGTTTATGTGTGTCTCTTAGATGtataaattattgtaaatatttaatttaccaaatatataaaacatttcgCAAAGTATTCAAATTAATCTGTACCATTATTTAGGACTCTAAGAGGctttaaagtcgacatgaaatcaaaagtttATTCCTCATTGCAGAAGGAAATTGCATTGCGAACACAATTTCACCTCGACTCTAATGATTCTGAGTTCATCTGTGTCATACGTACAACAGTGTTAGAAGATAAAAAGTGAGAGTGAATTATTTATTGCTTTGGTAACAGAGAATGTAAGGGGtttcataaattattaaaataaattagcatattatatataaatgatacaCTCTCTTATCTCTCTTACTGAATATAATCACAAATGAATGCCAAAGATGAGATAATGTTTCAGtgaatatacattaaaatgttaattttgttcTTATTTGAATTGTGCATATACTGTCTCATTAGGCATTTAAAAGAGTCTGTTTGGCCCTCTACTTTTAAGATGGGTGAACTGCATTACAATCCTAATCAATAAAACACTGTACACATAACAAATCAGCATCTACGTTTTGTTCACACCATCTATACCAGCTTCAACCAGCCTGCTTGGACCAGCCAGAAACCATGTAAAACCAGATGCCACCAGGTGTCAGCTGGATTTTCCAATTAATAATCAAATTGAATAGAAAGATGATTGAGAGCAAAATGTGCAAGACACAAAACAGCCATTTAAGCATTTCAAcagtttttattacaaaatgagCACATACAAAAAGGATAATGTACAAGCtttgaaattaaacaaaatgaaaacaaaacgaaacaaaaccaaaaacattttagcaaTGCCACTTTTAAATTCATcattagtagtagtaataaatAAGGTACAAAAATTCCACCAAAAGAGAATTCTAACATTTtacacagacttttttttaCTCGACCAGTTACGTACTAGCAGTCACACCAGCAGGAGGCGCTATTGCTTTAATATGAATGATAAATAGTCTATATTCTGCTAGAAAATCCGCTAGTGAAAAAACACCCACAGCACGCGGCACCCCTGTCACTGGCACTTTTAggacaacattattattaatgtctttttttgttgttggttttgttttgtttttcaaatgcaAGCAGCAGCAAAAAAATCAATCCTCTAATATCATTAGTAGAACATCTGCACTAGTCTTTATTTTCTCTATGTAgctgtatatttctatttagtCATGTATATATTCAAACCtgagaaacatgcattttaaatctGTTGTGCTTTATCATACTCTGTTAGTCCTGACCCTGCCATGAGAcagggagaaagagaaagagagaaagagagagagactggcAAAATAAACTAGGAAGAGAGAGGTTTCACATGCCCTGGAGACAGTCTGAAATCGCCGACTGTCAATATCAGAGATGAAGATTgagaataaaacagaaatagGCACAAGGAATGAGAGATTGAGAGAAAGACTTGGGCTTGTTCCAAATCCTAGTAAGCCTCCTACCTAGGTTAGACAACACCATATGCACACTGCCAGGGCGATGGCTGTTATAAAGGATCTAAAATCACATGCATGCTTAATAGGGAATGCAATCCCAAAATGCACTGTGATAATCTCGGTCACAAAATATGGTGGAGAATGCGGGCACaatcataaatataattcattttagtatggaagcttgtttccgccactaaataaaaaaaataaaaaaagaggtcattgcgactttatctcacaattctacgTTTTTTTTCCTCGctcgagttttaaagtcagaattgcaagatataaatttgcaattctgatGACTTTTCATACTTgcgtttatatcacgcaattctgactttacgcgagttcatatctcgcaattcagaggaaaaaaagtcaagattgagataaaaagtcgcttttttattatttatttcatggtggaaaaAAGCTTCTATATTTTAGTACCCAAATGTACTGATAAAAACAGTTC is a window encoding:
- the LOC127504296 gene encoding beta-1,3-galactosyltransferase 9; translation: MQISNEITTIKNTQQPLFQIKSNFFSAVVAIIWSQLLFHCLSQICVFRLQTHQWCFLLCNVILFHALLFGGDIVEEFLLQSSPAAYTDRVVLEVRERARKLDLTETRVNTSQLYPINTEPCLHHQDLLILTVVLSSPGNMSQREAVRNSWANQTSVHRVAVRTLFFTGPSPLGAEQEMIREESARYGDIVQFEGGVSRGDWQRGHWEQVKMALRWILLFCPQARFIILSEDSVYLNLPALTTYLLGLRTHPDDLYLGRVIHRAAPERNPDKPYYLPYQLYPDKYLPDYCSGPAFLLSQDVVRKVYVAAEDVLLPLPSDVLIGLCAKRAGVVATHSARFSGDRHIRYNPCCYDFLFSSAGMGVGLMGVAWQDLGAGKGRGCGMLETYYSLVVCKAMTYLDKLSFLNNDNTQG